A section of the Bifidobacterium sp. ESL0728 genome encodes:
- a CDS encoding isoaspartyl peptidase/L-asparaginase, with protein sequence MASSSPVKSIVTKGAENGILLVVHGGAGSRGKHSTPERQAQVEKDLQRALDAGYAKLEAGASAEDAVVAAIHVMEDATEFNAGHGAALTSDGIAQMDACLMGGDGEVGAVAGVHTVKNPIDAARAVKEQTKHVLFADPQDKELKDWGVETRDPSYFITEQRKQSLIEAQTNGDEWEKHGTIGAVARDEKGHLAAATSTGGITNQMHGRVGDTPLPGCGTYANDETVAVSGTGIGEAFMRTVACHQVSDRVKFAGQTPLESASATLDDIDAHRGDGGLIVLPAKGEGVIAYNSEMMNCGYKSPTASYVQG encoded by the coding sequence ATGGCATCAAGTAGCCCAGTCAAATCAATCGTTACCAAAGGCGCCGAAAACGGTATCCTGCTTGTCGTCCACGGCGGTGCCGGAAGCCGGGGCAAGCACAGCACCCCGGAACGCCAGGCACAGGTCGAGAAGGATCTGCAGCGGGCGCTTGATGCGGGATATGCCAAACTCGAAGCCGGAGCCAGCGCCGAAGACGCCGTTGTCGCCGCCATCCACGTCATGGAGGACGCCACCGAATTCAACGCCGGGCACGGGGCCGCGCTGACCAGCGACGGCATCGCTCAGATGGACGCCTGCCTGATGGGCGGGGACGGCGAAGTCGGGGCGGTAGCCGGCGTACATACGGTCAAGAACCCCATTGACGCCGCACGCGCCGTCAAGGAGCAGACCAAGCACGTCCTCTTCGCCGACCCGCAGGACAAGGAACTCAAAGATTGGGGCGTCGAGACCCGCGACCCGAGCTATTTCATCACCGAGCAGCGCAAGCAATCGCTTATCGAAGCGCAGACCAACGGCGACGAGTGGGAAAAGCACGGCACCATCGGCGCCGTCGCCCGCGATGAAAAGGGCCATCTCGCTGCGGCCACCTCAACCGGCGGCATCACCAACCAGATGCACGGTCGCGTCGGCGACACCCCGCTTCCCGGCTGCGGAACATATGCCAACGACGAGACGGTGGCCGTTTCCGGCACCGGCATCGGCGAGGCATTCATGCGCACGGTCGCATGCCACCAGGTTTCCGACCGCGTCAAGTTCGCCGGCCAGACGCCACTCGAATCGGCGAGCGCCACGCTTGACGACATCGACGCACATCGTGGCGACGGCGGTCTGATCGTGCTGCCAGCCAAGGGCGAAGGCGTGATCGCCTACAACAGCGAGATGATGAACTGCGGCTACAAGTCCCCTACCGCGAGCTACGTGCAGGGCTGA
- the pntB gene encoding Re/Si-specific NAD(P)(+) transhydrogenase subunit beta, with amino-acid sequence MTLESIAQSAYLLAAVLFILSLAGLSKQETARRGNILGMIGMFIAIVATIALALVDSQRPVWVTALLIALVFIVGASFGIWKARTVEMTQMPELIAMLHSFVGISAVLIGYNSWLTETNPNGAHLAEIYIGVLIGAVTFTGSIIAYLKLAGKMKSKPLIIPGHNIINLIVLIVMLAMIGWFIPTHSIWPLAIMTVLSLLLGLHLVAAIGGGDMPVVISMLNSYSGWAAAASGFMLDNNLLIITGSLVGASGAILSYLMCKAMNRKFMSVILGGFGEKPTKASDAKEITGEVHETTASDVAEMLKNANSVIIAPGYGMAVAKAQQAVAGLVEKLRAQGVEVRFAVHPVAGRLPGHMNVLLAEAKVPYDIVMEMDEINDDFANTDVVLVIGANDTVNPAAAEDPGSPIAGMPVLRVWEAKQVVVLKRSMGTGYAGVQNPLFFNDNTSMLFGDAKASVEAISNAV; translated from the coding sequence ATGACACTCGAATCCATTGCTCAATCCGCCTACTTGCTGGCGGCAGTGCTTTTCATCCTCTCTCTGGCCGGACTTTCCAAGCAGGAGACCGCCCGTCGCGGCAACATCCTCGGCATGATCGGCATGTTCATCGCCATCGTCGCCACCATTGCCTTGGCGCTCGTTGATTCCCAGCGTCCGGTATGGGTGACGGCTCTCCTGATCGCCCTGGTCTTCATCGTCGGCGCGTCCTTCGGTATCTGGAAGGCCCGCACGGTCGAGATGACGCAGATGCCGGAACTGATTGCCATGCTCCACAGCTTCGTGGGCATTTCGGCGGTTTTGATCGGCTACAATTCGTGGCTCACCGAGACGAACCCGAACGGGGCACATCTGGCTGAAATCTACATCGGCGTCCTGATCGGCGCCGTGACCTTCACCGGCTCCATCATCGCCTACTTGAAGCTGGCAGGCAAGATGAAGTCGAAGCCGCTGATCATCCCCGGCCATAACATCATCAATCTGATTGTGCTGATCGTGATGCTAGCGATGATCGGCTGGTTCATCCCGACGCATTCGATCTGGCCTCTGGCCATTATGACCGTTCTGTCTCTGCTCCTCGGTCTGCATCTGGTCGCGGCCATCGGCGGCGGCGATATGCCCGTGGTCATCTCGATGCTCAATTCCTACTCGGGCTGGGCTGCGGCCGCTTCCGGCTTCATGCTCGACAACAACCTGCTGATTATCACCGGCTCGTTGGTCGGCGCTTCCGGCGCGATCCTCTCCTACCTGATGTGCAAGGCCATGAACCGCAAGTTCATGTCCGTCATTCTCGGCGGTTTCGGCGAGAAGCCGACCAAGGCGAGCGACGCCAAGGAAATCACCGGTGAGGTGCACGAGACCACGGCCTCGGATGTGGCGGAAATGCTCAAGAACGCCAACTCGGTCATCATCGCCCCTGGTTATGGCATGGCTGTGGCCAAGGCCCAGCAAGCCGTGGCCGGCCTGGTCGAGAAGCTGCGCGCACAGGGCGTCGAGGTTCGCTTCGCCGTCCATCCTGTCGCCGGTCGTTTGCCCGGCCATATGAACGTGCTGCTGGCCGAAGCGAAGGTGCCCTACGATATCGTCATGGAAATGGATGAAATCAATGACGACTTCGCCAACACCGACGTCGTCCTCGTCATCGGCGCCAACGACACCGTCAACCCTGCCGCCGCCGAAGACCCCGGCTCCCCCATCGCCGGCATGCCTGTGCTGCGCGTCTGGGAGGCCAAGCAGGTCGTCGTGCTGAAGCGGTCGATGGGCACTGGTTACGCCGGCGTACAGAACCCGCTGTTCTTCAACGACAACACGTCGATGCTCTTCGGCGACGCGAAGGCCAGCGTGGAGGCCATTTCCAACGCGGTGTGA
- a CDS encoding Re/Si-specific NAD(P)(+) transhydrogenase subunit alpha: protein MIIGIPKEMSPGERLVAATPKTVGQLKKLGYDISIETSAGEEASFSDDDYREAGAAICEAADAWSADIVVTVDTPTPDEIAKMKSGAMLISRLAPHSNAKLLDILAHRNITALALDAVPRISRAQSLDVLSTMSNVSGYRAVIEAAESYGGMFAGQVTAAGKTAPAKVFVIGGGVAGLAAIGAAASMGAEVRAFDVRPEAAEQIESLGATFVRAEGAQQEKSDTGYAKALSDDQEKATLALYTKEAANADIVITTALVRGAGVLTITEDAVKGMKPGSVIVDLAASGGGDCELTQPGKKITTDNGVTIIGYTDLASRMPQQTSQLYGTNVVNLMKLLTPKKDGRVTLDLDDQVQRGMTVTKEDQILWPPPKVAVSAAAKSDNKPKLTPEEKKAQEEAAKAKEAAIKAQKSKRNTVLMAIAAILLAIALAFADMKLLMTFSIFILAIFVGYYVVFNVTHSLHTPLMSQTNAISGIILIGSLLQIGSPNTLVTVLAVVSAAIASINVFGGFLVTYRMLSMFRKDA from the coding sequence GTGATTATCGGAATACCCAAGGAGATGTCTCCGGGCGAAAGGCTGGTTGCGGCGACGCCAAAAACCGTCGGCCAGCTCAAAAAGCTCGGTTACGATATCTCTATCGAAACTTCAGCCGGAGAAGAGGCAAGCTTCTCCGACGATGATTACCGCGAGGCGGGCGCAGCCATCTGCGAGGCTGCGGATGCCTGGAGCGCCGACATTGTAGTAACCGTCGACACTCCGACCCCTGATGAAATCGCAAAGATGAAGTCGGGCGCCATGCTCATTTCGCGCCTCGCGCCGCACAGCAACGCCAAGTTGCTGGACATTCTGGCACATCGCAATATCACGGCTTTGGCGCTCGACGCCGTGCCGCGCATTTCGCGAGCGCAGTCGCTGGACGTGCTTTCGACCATGTCGAACGTCTCCGGATACCGCGCCGTAATCGAGGCCGCGGAGTCCTACGGAGGCATGTTCGCCGGACAGGTCACCGCAGCCGGCAAGACGGCCCCGGCCAAGGTCTTCGTCATCGGCGGCGGCGTGGCAGGGTTGGCCGCCATCGGTGCGGCCGCGTCGATGGGCGCCGAAGTTCGCGCTTTCGACGTACGTCCCGAAGCCGCTGAGCAGATTGAATCCTTGGGTGCCACGTTCGTGCGTGCCGAAGGTGCCCAGCAGGAGAAATCCGACACCGGTTACGCCAAGGCACTGAGCGACGACCAGGAGAAGGCGACGCTGGCGCTTTACACCAAAGAGGCTGCGAACGCCGATATCGTCATCACCACCGCTTTGGTGCGCGGTGCGGGCGTCCTGACCATCACCGAGGACGCAGTGAAGGGCATGAAGCCCGGTTCGGTGATCGTCGACCTCGCGGCAAGCGGCGGCGGCGATTGCGAGCTCACCCAGCCCGGCAAGAAGATCACCACCGACAACGGCGTGACCATCATCGGCTACACCGACCTCGCCAGTCGCATGCCACAGCAGACCTCGCAGCTTTACGGCACCAACGTGGTCAATCTGATGAAGCTCCTGACCCCGAAGAAGGACGGCCGCGTCACACTCGACCTCGACGATCAGGTGCAACGCGGCATGACCGTGACCAAGGAGGACCAGATTCTTTGGCCGCCGCCAAAGGTCGCGGTGTCTGCCGCTGCCAAGAGCGACAACAAGCCGAAGCTCACACCTGAGGAAAAGAAGGCTCAGGAGGAAGCCGCCAAGGCCAAGGAAGCGGCCATCAAGGCGCAGAAGAGCAAGCGCAACACCGTGCTCATGGCCATTGCGGCCATTCTGCTCGCCATCGCGCTGGCCTTCGCCGACATGAAGCTCCTGATGACGTTCTCGATCTTCATCCTGGCGATTTTCGTGGGCTATTACGTGGTCTTCAACGTCACCCACTCGCTGCACACACCGCTGATGAGCCAGACGAACGCCATTTCAGGCATTATCCTCATCGGTTCGCTCTTGCAGATCGGGTCGCCGAACACGTTGGTGACGGTGCTCGCCGTGGTCTCAGCGGCCATCGCCTCGATCAACGTGTTCGGCGGGTTCCTTGTGACCTACCGAATGCTCAGCATGTTCAGGAAGGATGCGTGA
- a CDS encoding ABC transporter substrate-binding protein, whose translation MVSRKWGVRLIAGLAAAASLVSVAGCGNSGNSGDKKDSAKASGDAIIKVDNTEPQSPLVPANTNEMGGGKVIRYLFEGLVSYDAKGKQHMEVAKSITPNADATQYTIKLNDGWKFTNGEKVTASSFADAWSYAANVKNAQKQGSRMSIIKGYDEMQDPNTPADAKLSGLEVIDPLTLQVTLKSPDSVFPIQLAHQSFFPLPSAAFKDMKAFGKAPIGDGPYKFKSWQPNTDIMVVKNPDYRGSRKAANAGIDYRVYTNEDAAYADLQSGNLDVMEEVPQSALKTFRTDSSVKAFVQPGSSYQGFIIPESLPHFALGKEGNLRRQAISMAINRKQIVSKIYQNTKTPSTDFTSPLVPEHSAKLKNSGNLQYNPTKAKELWKQADEISKFTGSFKIAYNSDAAHKPWVDAVSNSLKNTLGIDASGDPYPTFSDIRNRVTDRSIKTAFRSGWMLDYPTAEDYMTPLYASSSADGHGSNDGDYKNPQFDAALDKALSQTDVAKRTADFQAAQEILLDDLPSIPLWNEDVAAAASTKVSNVHFDYTNLPTYNTVTK comes from the coding sequence ATGGTTTCGAGAAAATGGGGTGTCCGCCTCATCGCAGGGCTCGCGGCGGCAGCGTCATTGGTGTCGGTGGCAGGTTGCGGCAATTCCGGCAACAGCGGTGACAAGAAGGATTCGGCGAAGGCGTCTGGAGATGCCATTATCAAAGTAGACAACACCGAGCCGCAAAGCCCGCTGGTGCCTGCGAACACCAATGAGATGGGTGGAGGCAAGGTCATCCGTTACCTTTTCGAAGGTCTGGTGAGCTATGACGCCAAGGGCAAGCAGCATATGGAAGTTGCCAAGTCCATCACGCCGAATGCCGATGCCACGCAATATACCATCAAACTCAATGATGGATGGAAATTCACCAACGGTGAGAAGGTGACGGCTTCTTCCTTCGCCGATGCGTGGAGCTATGCGGCGAATGTCAAGAACGCGCAGAAGCAGGGCAGCCGTATGTCCATCATCAAGGGCTACGACGAGATGCAGGACCCCAACACCCCTGCGGATGCGAAGCTTTCCGGTCTTGAGGTCATCGATCCGCTGACGCTTCAGGTCACCTTGAAGAGTCCTGATTCGGTATTTCCCATCCAGCTCGCGCATCAGTCCTTCTTCCCGTTGCCGAGTGCTGCGTTCAAGGACATGAAGGCGTTCGGCAAGGCGCCCATCGGTGATGGCCCGTACAAGTTCAAGTCATGGCAGCCCAACACGGACATCATGGTCGTGAAGAATCCCGATTATCGGGGAAGCCGCAAGGCCGCGAACGCCGGTATCGACTATCGTGTCTATACCAACGAGGATGCCGCTTACGCCGACCTGCAATCCGGCAATCTCGACGTCATGGAGGAAGTGCCGCAGTCGGCGCTGAAGACCTTCCGCACCGATTCTTCGGTGAAGGCGTTCGTGCAGCCCGGTTCATCCTATCAAGGGTTCATCATTCCCGAAAGCCTGCCGCACTTCGCGCTCGGCAAGGAAGGCAACTTGCGCCGCCAGGCCATTTCCATGGCCATCAACCGCAAGCAGATCGTCAGCAAAATTTATCAGAACACGAAGACCCCGTCCACCGATTTCACTTCGCCGCTGGTTCCCGAACATTCGGCGAAGCTGAAGAATTCCGGCAACCTGCAATACAATCCCACGAAGGCCAAGGAGCTGTGGAAGCAGGCCGACGAAATCTCGAAGTTCACCGGTTCCTTCAAGATCGCTTACAATTCCGACGCTGCTCACAAGCCTTGGGTCGACGCGGTGAGCAACAGTCTCAAGAACACCTTGGGCATCGACGCGTCCGGCGACCCGTACCCCACCTTCAGCGATATCCGCAACCGCGTGACCGACCGGTCCATCAAGACCGCGTTCCGTTCCGGCTGGATGCTTGACTATCCGACCGCCGAGGATTATATGACGCCGTTGTATGCCTCCTCTTCGGCCGACGGGCATGGCTCCAACGATGGCGACTATAAGAATCCGCAGTTCGACGCGGCTTTGGACAAAGCATTGAGCCAAACCGACGTCGCCAAGCGCACCGCCGATTTCCAAGCTGCTCAGGAGATCCTGCTCGACGATCTGCCTTCGATCCCGTTGTGGAACGAGGACGTGGCCGCTGCGGCTTCCACCAAGGTCAGCAACGTGCATTTCGATTACACGAATCTGCCTACCTACAACACCGTCACCAAGTAA
- a CDS encoding AraC family transcriptional regulator, whose translation MTLSSSKPTYNTVITSDYLEEDVYPEESPALVIIHDSNHEYVHPHWHRGLEIVHSDTGPARFTVDNKVYDIESGDTLIISPYDLHHALIDSPYRGISVTFNGDTIAKLYPFADRYRFSWTAPNASDNDRASLVALLTRIMELSNHQARDRSFLINAALYEMLSLLYTRFTCGIRRPEEIRRGRNIIMEIIGYLNKHYTEPLTETFVAQQFSYSREHFSRLFKRATGNSFKEYLTELRCEDAHAKLLNSKSSVAEISQATGFPSAKSLNDAFRKRYGISPREYRAMHHTKNAAGVSGSAQSTRQRRNA comes from the coding sequence ATGACGCTTTCATCGTCCAAACCGACATACAATACCGTCATCACTTCCGATTACCTCGAAGAAGACGTGTATCCGGAGGAAAGCCCCGCATTGGTGATCATCCACGACAGCAATCACGAATACGTGCATCCGCATTGGCATCGTGGGCTGGAAATCGTCCATTCGGACACCGGCCCCGCGCGCTTCACCGTGGACAATAAAGTCTACGACATCGAATCCGGCGACACCCTGATCATCAGCCCCTACGATCTGCACCACGCGTTGATCGACTCACCTTACCGGGGAATCTCAGTGACGTTCAACGGTGACACCATCGCCAAACTCTATCCGTTTGCCGACCGTTATCGTTTTTCATGGACGGCACCCAACGCAAGCGACAATGACCGGGCATCTTTGGTCGCTTTGCTGACCAGAATCATGGAACTGTCCAATCATCAAGCCCGGGACCGCAGCTTTCTGATCAATGCGGCGCTTTACGAGATGCTGAGTCTGCTATACACCCGGTTCACCTGCGGTATCCGCCGACCCGAGGAAATCCGCCGCGGCCGCAACATCATCATGGAAATCATCGGTTACTTGAACAAGCATTACACCGAGCCGCTTACCGAAACGTTCGTCGCCCAGCAATTCAGCTACAGCCGCGAACATTTCAGCCGGCTTTTCAAACGCGCCACAGGCAACAGCTTCAAGGAATATCTGACCGAATTGCGCTGCGAGGACGCCCACGCCAAACTCCTCAATTCGAAAAGCAGCGTCGCTGAAATCAGCCAGGCCACAGGCTTCCCCAGCGCCAAAAGTCTCAACGACGCTTTCCGGAAGCGCTACGGGATATCCCCGCGCGAATATCGCGCCATGCATCATACAAAAAATGCAGCGGGCGTGAGTGGCTCGGCGCAATCGACGCGGCAACGGCGCAACGCGTGA
- a CDS encoding alpha/beta hydrolase → MDVKIEDDERKLFSTWTELDGDLAGCDEHIAQTVLASRLMFARGDRSRTPYWQVPEDIDVIADIPYIDDGTRAHKLDVYLPHDVVVRGGKTAPVYIDIHGGGFMYGHKELNRNFNVHLAQLGFVVFSLNYRVMPEGDFLDQLADVESGFAWIRNHIGDYPVDPRSIFLTGDSAGGTLALYATAVERSAEMADALGLKRSGLNLKGSALVSGLFDLKPYLDAVDGLGDIDESSPTGSMKVIAPFFFKTLKERGAQWADLGFMAAHVDLPPLFLNTSNDDFLQGDAMRLGAALCDAGRDFELHDRHASKGVTLGHVYPVCMSWLPESQETLRQIRDFSYNLL, encoded by the coding sequence ATGGATGTGAAGATCGAAGACGACGAGCGCAAGCTCTTTTCGACATGGACCGAACTTGATGGCGACCTTGCCGGTTGCGACGAACATATCGCCCAGACCGTTCTGGCCTCGCGCCTGATGTTCGCCCGCGGCGACCGCTCCCGCACTCCCTATTGGCAGGTGCCGGAGGATATCGACGTCATCGCCGACATTCCTTACATCGACGATGGGACTCGTGCGCACAAGCTCGACGTGTATCTGCCGCACGATGTGGTGGTGCGCGGCGGGAAAACCGCGCCGGTCTACATCGATATCCATGGTGGTGGCTTCATGTATGGCCACAAGGAGCTGAACCGCAACTTCAATGTCCATCTGGCTCAGCTCGGTTTCGTCGTGTTCTCCCTCAACTACCGGGTGATGCCGGAAGGTGATTTCCTGGATCAGCTTGCCGACGTGGAATCGGGATTCGCTTGGATTCGCAACCATATCGGCGATTATCCGGTCGATCCGCGTTCGATCTTCCTGACCGGAGATTCCGCGGGTGGCACCTTGGCGTTGTATGCCACGGCTGTCGAACGTAGTGCGGAGATGGCGGATGCTTTGGGGCTGAAGCGTTCCGGGCTCAATCTCAAAGGTTCCGCCCTGGTTTCCGGCCTGTTCGACCTGAAGCCGTATCTTGATGCGGTGGATGGTCTGGGTGATATCGATGAAAGTTCACCGACCGGATCGATGAAGGTCATTGCGCCGTTCTTCTTCAAAACACTGAAGGAGCGAGGCGCGCAGTGGGCTGACCTTGGGTTTATGGCCGCGCACGTCGACCTGCCGCCGCTGTTCCTCAACACCAGCAACGACGATTTCCTGCAAGGTGATGCCATGCGGCTTGGTGCGGCGCTCTGCGATGCCGGTCGCGACTTCGAACTGCACGATCGCCACGCGTCCAAGGGCGTGACTCTGGGTCACGTCTATCCGGTCTGCATGAGCTGGTTGCCGGAAAGCCAGGAGACCTTGCGCCAGATACGCGATTTCTCCTACAATCTGCTCTGA
- a CDS encoding endonuclease/exonuclease/phosphatase family protein yields MARTRQDRSRAASVKKGNVKSKTKAKTVPKGKSKSKAKPKPIPKTKKRGGFLRKVLALLAWIFLLAALLGTLSRELPEELQSLPYVPAVAAFTPWFALLALVALLLALASRRWFAALLALACLGLQGWRQYPYFVSQTHLDNAAVSAVGENHADTHDSYARVMTANVYKGHASAEAIVEAVRDQRVEVLAMQETTKPFIRALKAEGINDYLPYSQISSSDGKYGNALFSATALDSPADDDVDSSASFMPGGTVSFGSGKTPIRFVSVHTTSPKPGYWTKWRTSLDEVAAMRSHKNTRYVLMGDFNATTDHTPFRNILGSRFHDAAQSSGSGFVFTWPANKPGVPKFAGIDHIVLDQGIVAGQVGTVPIPGSDHAALLATIAVE; encoded by the coding sequence ATGGCAAGAACCCGACAAGACAGGTCGCGAGCAGCTTCTGTGAAGAAAGGCAATGTGAAAAGCAAAACCAAGGCGAAAACCGTACCAAAAGGCAAGTCGAAGTCAAAAGCAAAGCCGAAACCAATTCCGAAAACCAAGAAACGGGGAGGGTTTCTGCGCAAGGTTCTCGCACTGCTGGCGTGGATTTTCCTGTTGGCTGCGTTGCTCGGCACACTGAGCCGTGAGTTGCCAGAGGAGTTGCAGTCATTGCCTTATGTGCCAGCGGTTGCGGCGTTCACCCCGTGGTTCGCGTTGCTTGCTTTGGTGGCGCTGCTGCTTGCTCTTGCGTCCCGCAGGTGGTTTGCGGCATTGTTGGCATTGGCGTGCCTTGGGCTTCAGGGATGGCGGCAATACCCGTATTTTGTCTCGCAGACGCACCTTGACAATGCTGCGGTTTCGGCGGTCGGGGAAAACCATGCGGATACCCACGATTCGTATGCGCGCGTGATGACGGCCAATGTCTATAAAGGCCATGCTTCGGCCGAGGCGATTGTCGAAGCGGTGCGTGACCAGCGTGTGGAAGTGCTGGCGATGCAGGAGACGACCAAGCCCTTTATCCGCGCGCTCAAGGCGGAAGGCATCAACGATTATCTGCCATATTCCCAGATTTCCTCTTCGGACGGCAAGTATGGCAACGCGCTGTTTTCGGCAACCGCATTGGACTCGCCGGCGGACGATGATGTCGATTCCAGCGCCTCCTTCATGCCGGGCGGCACGGTCTCGTTTGGTTCAGGCAAGACGCCCATTCGCTTTGTTTCAGTGCATACCACGTCTCCCAAGCCGGGGTATTGGACCAAATGGCGGACCTCGCTTGATGAGGTGGCGGCCATGCGCTCGCATAAAAACACCAGGTACGTGCTGATGGGGGATTTCAACGCGACCACCGACCACACGCCGTTCCGTAATATTCTGGGTTCCCGGTTCCATGACGCCGCGCAAAGCTCGGGGAGCGGGTTCGTCTTCACTTGGCCGGCGAACAAGCCCGGGGTTCCGAAATTCGCGGGTATCGATCATATCGTCCTCGATCAGGGGATTGTCGCCGGGCAGGTCGGCACGGTGCCGATACCCGGGTCCGACCATGCGGCTTTGCTGGCGACCATCGCAGTGGAATAA
- a CDS encoding sugar porter family MFS transporter — MSQSNDSSPSKDEAVEVLDPKIRRRIILVCLAGAMGGLLFGYDTSVINGAVDAIAGKVSGFNLNSLMSGISVSGALLGCVLGAWFAGKLADRYGRVRIMLVAAILFLLSAIGSGFAPGVWIFVLFRIAGGVGVGFASVVGPAYISEVAPTKMRGFLTSFQQFGVAIGMFLSTIVNNLLAKGSGSADKPFWFGISTWRWMLLMMVVPAVLMLIACFKLPESPRYLVMKGRDSEAMDLLRRLNGSSNPKAKVAQIRASLGNDTTPRLSDLRGHTFGLKKVVWIAIAIALFQQFNGVNIILYYDSSLWRSVGFSEQQALNISVIRSIVAFIPTILAMVLVDRVGRRKMLSFGSAGMTIFLLIATFGFYHATITPNGVSLSGFWAPLTLVAVYLFYLIFCGTWGPAMWVVISEIFPNNIRAMGVAVATAFNWIGNFVVSTTFPPMRDGWGIGNAYLFYAVFAALSWIFVVKALPETNGVELEDMKAE; from the coding sequence ATGTCACAAAGCAATGATAGCTCGCCTTCTAAAGATGAAGCCGTCGAAGTCCTCGACCCCAAGATTCGCAGAAGGATTATTCTGGTATGCCTGGCAGGAGCCATGGGAGGCTTGCTGTTCGGCTACGATACTTCGGTGATCAACGGAGCCGTTGACGCCATCGCCGGCAAGGTTTCCGGCTTCAATCTGAACAGCCTGATGAGCGGTATCTCGGTTTCGGGTGCGCTGCTCGGCTGCGTGCTCGGCGCATGGTTCGCCGGCAAACTGGCCGACCGCTATGGCAGGGTCAGAATCATGCTGGTCGCCGCCATTCTCTTCCTCTTGAGCGCCATCGGCTCGGGCTTCGCTCCCGGCGTCTGGATTTTCGTCCTCTTCCGTATCGCCGGCGGCGTAGGTGTCGGCTTCGCCTCGGTGGTTGGCCCGGCCTATATCTCCGAGGTCGCGCCCACCAAGATGCGCGGCTTCCTCACCAGCTTCCAGCAGTTCGGCGTGGCCATCGGCATGTTCCTCTCCACCATCGTCAACAATTTGCTGGCCAAGGGTTCCGGCAGCGCCGATAAGCCGTTCTGGTTCGGTATCTCGACCTGGCGCTGGATGCTCTTGATGATGGTCGTTCCCGCGGTATTGATGCTGATTGCCTGCTTCAAGCTCCCCGAGTCCCCGCGTTACCTGGTGATGAAGGGCCGTGACAGCGAAGCGATGGATCTGCTTCGCCGCCTCAACGGTTCCAGCAATCCGAAGGCCAAGGTCGCGCAGATCCGCGCCTCGCTGGGCAACGACACCACCCCGCGTCTTTCCGATCTTCGAGGACACACCTTCGGTCTGAAGAAAGTGGTGTGGATTGCCATCGCCATTGCGCTCTTCCAGCAGTTCAACGGCGTGAACATCATCCTTTACTATGATTCCAGCCTCTGGCGTTCGGTCGGTTTCAGCGAACAGCAGGCACTCAACATCTCCGTGATCCGCAGTATCGTCGCCTTCATCCCGACGATTCTCGCCATGGTCCTGGTCGATCGCGTCGGCCGTCGTAAGATGCTGTCCTTCGGTTCCGCCGGCATGACCATCTTCCTGCTCATCGCCACCTTCGGCTTCTACCATGCCACCATCACTCCGAACGGCGTCTCCCTGAGCGGTTTCTGGGCTCCGTTGACGCTTGTTGCGGTCTACCTCTTCTACCTCATCTTCTGCGGCACTTGGGGTCCGGCCATGTGGGTGGTCATCAGTGAGATCTTCCCGAACAACATCCGTGCCATGGGCGTCGCCGTCGCCACCGCCTTCAACTGGATCGGCAACTTCGTGGTAAGCACCACCTTCCCGCCGATGCGTGACGGCTGGGGCATCGGCAATGCCTATCTGTTCTATGCTGTTTTCGCGGCGTTGAGCTGGATCTTCGTGGTCAAGGCTCTGCCGGAGACCAATGGCGTCGAACTTGAGGATATGAAAGCCGAGTGA